The following proteins come from a genomic window of Microtus ochrogaster isolate Prairie Vole_2 chromosome 7, MicOch1.0, whole genome shotgun sequence:
- the Rcvrn gene encoding recoverin yields MGNSKSGALSKEILEELQLNTKFTEEELSAWYQSFLKECPSGRITRQEFESIYSKFFPDSDPKAYAQHVFRSFDANSDGTLDFKEYVIALHMTTAGKPTQKLEWAFSLYDVDGNGAISKNEVLEIVMAIFKMIKPEDVKHLPDDENTPEKRAEKIWAFFGKKDDDKLTEKEFIEGTLTNKEILRLIQFEPQKVKERIKEKNQ; encoded by the exons ATGGGGAACAGCAAGAGCGGGGCTCTGTCCAAGGAGATCCTGGAGGAGTTGCAATTGAACACCAAGTTCACCGAGGAGGAGCTGAGCGCCTGGTACCAGTCCTTCCTGAAGGAGTGTCCGAGCGGCCGCATCACCAGGCAGGAGTTTGAAAGCATCTACTCCAAGTTCTTCCCGGACTCCGACCCCAAGGCCTACGCTCAGCACGTGTTCCGCAGCTTCGATGCCAACAGCGACGGTACGCTGGACTTCAAGGAGTACGTGATCGCCCTGCACATGACCACGGCGGGCAAGCCCACGCAGAAGCTCGAGTGGGCCTTCTCACTCTACGACGTCGATGGCAACGGTGCCATCAGCAAGAACGAGGTGTTGGAGATCGTCATG GCTATATTCAAAATGATCAAGCCTGAAGACGTGAAACACCTTCCAGATGATGAAAACACCCCAGAAAAGCGGGCTGAGAAGATCTGGGCATTCTTTGGAAAGAAAGATGATG ACAAACTTACAGAGAAGGAATTCATCGAGGGCACCCTGACCAATAAGGAAATTCTACgactgatccagtttgaaccgcaGAAAGTGAAGGAGAGgataaaggaaaagaatcagTGA